The Triticum urartu cultivar G1812 chromosome 6, Tu2.1, whole genome shotgun sequence genome includes the window GAAGATTTTGAGGTCTTTTGGCCTGCCCGTGTGCTCCAAAAGCCTGTATTTCAAGGCAAACCCTCACCAAAGTTTGGTACTTTTTTCTTGCATATGAACATGGAGTTGATTCTGCTTACAGAGTCTTTTCTAGTATGCTCCACATCCTGTTTAGGTAATTAGCTGAGTTTGCTGCAGGCATGCTCTTCATATGTTTGATGTGCTGGAAAAAAGAGATAAAACATTTACAAATCTCACTTGCTACTGTATGAAATTCCTGTGTTCCTCTTTCACATTGCTATCTATCAGCCTGAAAAATGGTGTACAATGGGTTGTCTCATAATCTCATCTCTATTAACTAGATATTCCTAAAAATGTGGTGAGAGATTTGTTGCTAAGAGATCATATCTTATATCTGTTTTAGCTCGCAGTCCAAGCTGATAGCCATGTGAGATCATTACTGCCAAAGCGCTTATCTTCCTTTCCACAGGAGTATCTGTTTCGTTTATTAACCTTTATTTTGTCTGCAACAGACTTTAGGGCCAAGAATTGGGTATTTTCCATTGTTGGTGTCGACTATAAAGGCTCATTTCAGCAGCTCACTCCCACCGGGTGTTGATACTGTTTGGTTTGAGTATAAAGGGCTGCCACTGAAATGGTAACATATGTTATCTCCTACTAATATTAATATTGATGGTCTATCACCTTATTTAATCTTGAGAACCCATGTTATTGCTGCCGCTTTTATTTGCTGACAGCCCTTTTTATGTTCACATTGTTAGGTATATACCCATTGGTGTTCTTTTCGACCTTCTCTGTGCAGATCCAGAAAGGCCATGGAATCTAACGGTTAGACTATGAGTCCTCTAGCACTTTTCTTTAGACACGTTTTCTTTTATGATTTGTTTAATTTGCAAGGCGAATTTTTGGTGTTGAAGGTTCATTTATGCCTTAATGGGACGCTGGATTAGTAGAAACCTTTTGATTAACCATGTGCATTTTCTCTTAACATTTAAGTTTGCTGGAAATACTGTTAGATATTGATGCCATAATGTTCTCAGGATCTAGTTAGTTACTTAACTCAGCAATTAAGTTCAATAAATTACCAATTAGAGTGCAAAAATATTCATGTGCATGCCACACATTATGTAATCCTTTCTTAATTGCAATCAGCCATCCATCAGTATACGAATAGTAGAAACCAAGTTTATAACCATCTACTCTTACAGGTACATCTTTTATTGTATATTTtgaaagttattctttctgaaaACATGAGTCATTTGCATGAATCTGCTATTCTGTTTCTATATGTGGTTTTCCCAGTTACTTGCTCCAGTTGTTCGCCGTATGCACACAACTTATGCATAAAATTTGTAGGTTCATTTTAGGGGGTATCCTGCAGATATATTATCGCCATGTGAAGGTGAAGATAGTGTAAAGTGGAACTACAACAATTCCCTGAAAGAGGTTCATTTTGAGAACTAGTGTTATCCGGCAACTCTTTCTTCCAGTCTCAAACAATAGTGTAATAATTTCTCTTTTTCAGGCTGCCTTCATCATAACTGGAAACAGCAAGAATGTGATGAATATGTCCCAGGCTGATCAACTTGCTATGTGGGAATCAGTGAGGAAAGGTATGCTCCCCAGAAACAACCTTTCTGTATGAAGTATACCTAGTTTCTACCATTTATGGACGATGCAGTCTCTCAATGCTTGTAACTTTCGTGCTTTGACTACAGCGTGTTACTTTGTTATTACTTATTATAGGTGACTTGGATAGTTATATGAATATCTCTACCAAGCTTAAGCTTGGACCGTTTGAAGAGGATTTCTTAGTACGGACTTCCTCGTTAGAGCCTCGACAAGGTTCTGATGAGCCTGAATCTCCTGGATCTGTCAAACCATGTATGCTCTTCTGTCATTGAACTCTCTACTTTTGTATTAATTGAACGTTTCAAAccaaatttattttattttatttttgttcgcACATTTTTTATATTAGTTAATTGATGCATGCTTTTGACATTCGTAAAACTTCACATACACTTTCAAGTTATACAATAATGGACCTATACATTATTGGAGTTGTATGACATTAAGATACGTCTATGATAAAAATGGATTTGTGTCACATTAAGAAATCACCATCTGCTCTGATAGATCTATTCCATTAATACCTTGTTAGGCAGGGTACCTGTTCGATTATACGTGCGCAGAGTTCAACAAGACCTTGAGGATTTAGAAGATGCGAAGCCCGTCAGTGACTGGGAAAGTGTATCCTATATAAATCGGCCATTCGAGATCCGGAAGGAGGGAGGTACGTAGCTCTGCTGCCAATATTTATGTTATCATTTGAATGCCAGTATGGATTGAGGAAGGATTTTGCTTGTTGTAATCACCAACCATGTAATAGTGCTTTTCAGAAAAATGTTAAATATTTTGAATTACCGTTGTCTGGAGATTATCCCCAAACTGAGAAGCATGCACATGTACATTTCTTCCATTGGAAAATTGGTGCAACTTCTGTTTATCCATTTATTTTGAGAGGATATTTATCTACCTATGCTACTACTGTATTTTACTTTCTGCTCTGCGACATCTTTCGAGAAAGCCAGGGTAAAGGGTTTAAGATTTCCTCTTTAACGAGAAACAAGTGTGACTGTAATCAGAGTTGACCCCTGAAACTGTGCAACTACATGTTTACAACTGCCTTCCACTCACACCCTTTGTTTCACGGTGGTTATGGTGTTGCGATAACAGTATTTCTTCTTGACATATAGTTCACTTTGCTCTGTTCTGCAGGTAGAAGCTACATTGCCTTGGAACATGCCTTGGAGACATTGCTACCAGAGTTCTTCAGCTCGAAGCTTACGGCTAGAGCTGCTGATCCTGAACCTGGGGCGACGACACCAGACTCAGAACCCGACGATTCAGGTACCAGTCCAGGCACTCCTCATGACGAGAAACCAGCTTCGGCGAGTCTGCAAGAGACAGATGTGGCCAAGAAGACCAAACTGAAGCTGGTGAGGGTGCAAGGCATCGAGCTCGACATGGACATACCATTCCTTTGGGTGGCCAACAACCTGAAGAACCCCGAATGCTACCTCCATGTTTGTGTATATGTTGGGGCATGAATACAATGTAACAGTGACACAAGAACAGTGTCGAAAGGTTAGATACCATAGGAGGAGTGAGACCAGGAATGGCCTGCTGGTCTTGTTCTTTGGTTGTACATATACAGATGGTAACATCCTTATCGTTTAGGTGTGTCGATGTAAGATCTGCAGTGTTGCTGGGTTTGAATACCATGATGAATGGAATGATTCCTGTTTCACAATTATTGATGTACTGTTCTGGTATGGATATGGAATTGTTGGGAAGGAAGAGCATTCGATGCATGGTGATGCTGTGTAATTCATATGCCATCTCTGTCAAATTTGAGTTAAGTCGTTTAAATGCTCACAACAGCGGGTTTTTTTTTTTGAGCAGTGCCTGCTATCATGGTCATTCGTTCGATGAGGGTACGTGATGAAAAGAAATTTTCGTttgggctggggggggggggggggggggggggggNNNNNNNNNNNNNNNNNNNNNNNNNNNNNNNNNNNNNNNNNNNNNNNNNNNNNNNNNNNNNNNNNNNNNNNNNNNNNNNNNNNNNNNNNNNNNNNNNNNNNNNNNNNNNNNNNNNNNNNNNNNNNNNNNNNNNNNNNNNNNNNNNNNNNNNNNNNNNNNNNNNNNNNNNNNNNNNNNNNNNNNNNNNNNNNNNNNNNNNNNNNNNNNNNNNNNNNNNNNNNNNNNNNNNNNNNNNNNNNNNNNNNNNNNNNNNNNNNNNNNNNNNNNNNNNNNNNNNNNNNNNNNNNNNNNNNNNNNNNNNNNNNNNNNNNNNNNNNNNNNNNNNNNNNNNNNNNNNNNNNNNNNNNNNNNNNNNNNNNNNNNNNNNNNNNNNNNNNNNNNNNNNNNNNNNNNNNNNNNNNNNNNNNNNNNNNNNNNNNNNNNNNNNNNNNNNNNNNNNNNNNNNNNNNNNNNNNNNNNNNNNNNNNNNNNNNNNNNNNNNNNNNNNNNNNNNNNNNNNNNNNNNNNNNNNNNNNNNNNNNNNNNNNNNNNNNNNNNNNNNNNNNNNNNNNNNNNNNNNNNNNNNNNNNNNNNNNNNNNNNNNNNNNNNNNNNNNNNNNNNNNNNNNNNNNNNNNNNNNNNNNNNNNNNNNNNNNNNNNNNNNNNNNNNNNNNNNNNNNNNNNNNNNNNNNNNNNNNNNNNNNNNNNNNNNNNNNNNNNNNNNNNNNNNNNNNNNNNNNNNNNNNNNNNNNNNNNNNNNNNNNNNNNNNNNNNNNNNNNNNNNNNNNNNNNNNNNNNNNNNNNNNNNNNNNNNNNNNNNNNNNNNNNNNNNNNNNNNNNNNNNNNNNNNNNNNNNNNNNNNNNNNNNNNNNNNNNNNNNNNNNNNNNNNNNNNNNNNNNNNNNNNNNNNNNNNNNNNNNNNNNNNNNNNNNNNNNNNNNNNNNNNNNNNNNNNNNNNNNNNNNNNNNNNNNNNNNNNNNNNNNNNNNNNNNNNNNNNNNNNNNNNNNNNNNNNNNNNNNNTTGACGAgaccactcggattcacccggaggaggtcgatgacgacacactggaggggtggctgtcgggcatcaccggaaacaaggacaaccccaggggagccaggagagttcctccattcgaccagtcccatGAACCAGAAAAGGTCCGATTCTGAGCTTTTGATTATAATCTGAATTCACCCGCGCAGCTGTCTAtactgcgtcgactgactttattcttcctgctttctttcagacccttatcgaaatgtactcagtgcccaacggagagcaagagcaagacCCGGAAGGAGAGGCGAGTGGCGGCGACACTGGCGAACGGCTCCTAATGGAGAAGAGGACGAAGAAAACgacacacaggaaacagctatgaccatgattacgccaagctatttaggtgagactatagaatactcaagcttgaccaagaacgaccgagcgcccgtgaaaaggcgattgctcagactggtcagtcttcaaagcgtcctcaGACATCTTCACCAACCCCAACTGAAAAAGTATCAAAGCATCTCAAAGTTGCAGAGCAGAAgcctcggaaggcgttgccgaagattaagattgatatccccgtcgcttctgcatgagtgtctccctttgtattcactcgacgctctgtgctatttatttttttcttgatttaaccagacgaactttggaactggcagcgctgctacttccgggacctcagcttacagagatgaggatgaggtaatggaggatgCAGTCACTTCCAATCTAGGTATGATTTCTGTCATTCTGTCTTTATTTGGTCGACtcaactgcaatgtgtaccattgggtgatgtgattttggcgattgatctttgaacagctcctaacattattgacctccccgatgatgatgatgaagagcctgagaggcctttgacgaggaaaaataggaaagctcctgcaagcaaggtgcc containing:
- the LOC125515614 gene encoding autophagy protein 5-like, with the protein product MAAAPRGQEAAAWSEEAARLVWGGAVPLQVHLHDADVTALPPPPPFLTLGPRIGYFPLLVSTIKAHFSSSLPPGVDTVWFEYKGLPLKWYIPIGVLFDLLCADPERPWNLTVHFRGYPADILSPCEGEDSVKWNYNNSLKEAAFIITGNSKNVMNMSQADQLAMWESVRKGDLDSYMNISTKLKLGPFEEDFLVRTSSLEPRQGSDEPESPGSVKPCRVPVRLYVRRVQQDLEDLEDAKPVSDWESVSYINRPFEIRKEGGRSYIALEHALETLLPEFFSSKLTARAADPEPGATTPDSEPDDSGTSPGTPHDEKPASASLQETDVAKKTKLKLVRVQGIELDMDIPFLWVANNLKNPECYLHVCVYVGA